From the Sebastes umbrosus isolate fSebUmb1 chromosome 23, fSebUmb1.pri, whole genome shotgun sequence genome, the window GGTGGTAGTGCAGTTTGTCTAATACCATGTGTAACCTTGAGATTGTAATGTTCTATACAGCCTGCCTAACATCGACACATTTCTTATTTAGTTTTGAATGTAAATCAAATACACCTGAGATGTTTGATGTGGCTTACCCTTGCCCTTAGTTTGAGCAGGAGTTGCACTTTCTCTCTGGGCGTCAGCAGCTCTGGAGCCAGTTCCGTCACCGACCTCACCAGCTCCTCCACCTTTCCATAATGTAGCACATTACAACACTGGACCACCCGCCAGGCAAAGGCACACATCAGACGCAAGGTTGGGACCAGGAGGCACAATGAGGAGACGGACAAGCGGTGACCTGAAAATGGGATAGGAAAGCATGACATGACACATCTTAAAATTACAAACATAACTTgcaaatacatatattttgtatggctttcaaagttaacccatctttcggaggttgtagcgggctcagttttaaagctagatgatacggaagatactggcatatgagactagaaaaactaaggaatccattggtaccaaccatgtcatactagcttgttgcgaagaacgctccaaactcaagctacaaaatgggttctatgggtacccacgagtctcccctttacagacatgcccactttatgataatcacatgcagttttggggcaaatcatagtcatagtcaagtcagcacactgacagctgttgttgcttgttgggcttgagtttgccatgttatgatttgagcatatttttttatgctaaatgcagtacctgtgagggtttctagacaatatttgtcattgttttgtgttgttaattgatttccaataataagaTCACATACTGTGCCATAAATTTACAGACAGGCTGTTGCAAATAGTGTCACCTTGGCTGCAATAATCACTATAAGACTGTGAAATCCTGTTGGGCCTGCCTGGAGTGAAACATGTCATGTTTTCTACAGCAGTTAGTGTCACACGCTGTAAAAGGTAAGTGAAAAACAACTAGTTATTTTACCTAAGTCTTCCACTGTTTCAGAAAGGTCTTGCTGTGACGTCTGCAGAAATGCAAGGGCCGAATCCAGGACTCCAGCTTCTTGTTTAATCTCAGCCTCTGGTTTACAACGACCAAGGACTTTATCCAGAATGGCAAACCATCTGCTTTTCTGCTGTTTAGAGTCCTTCTGTTCCTTAATCTGTCTGTATTCTTGCTTCAGCAGTTCTATTTGTGACCTGCATTGGCTGGTGGTCTTATCATAGCCCTGAGTGGCGAGCTCGGAGCTCAGCTGAGCGAACACTCTCTCATTTCTCCGCGTTGAACCGAGCTGCTCCTGGATACTCTCCTCTGCCCATCGCGTGAGCAGCACTTTGATTTCATCTGATGTCCAAACAGCCCGTGATGTATCTGTTGAAAGCATTGTAACCTAGTTAATACAGTGACAGCTCTCAAAGAATGCAGATAAAAGTTTTGTCATGAGGTTTAAAACAACATACCATTCACATGCTTGTCTTCTGGTGATTTCGGTTGCGTCAGCACAGCAGATGAATCCACCTCTGTATAGGTCTCTCCACCAGGACTAAGGACACTGTCCAAAATAGCAAACCAGTCGTTTCTATCGTCCCCGTATGGTTCCACTTCCCTGATTCTCCTGTACTCCTCTATAAGGTTATTTACTTTATGACTGCACTGATGTGGTGTCTTGTTAAACCCCACCAATGCGAGCTCACCGCTGAGGTACGTAAAGACTTGATTGGTTGTTGCTGTGGTGAGAAGCTGTTCCTGAATGTTTGGTTGTGCCCAGAGGGTCATCAGCACCTGGACTTCATCAGGCAACCACTGGGTTTCATCTGGGAAAGTAGAAAAAGCAAAATAGAATGGAATGTAAATgttactaatatatatataaatattagggctgtcaatcgattaaaatatttaatcgcgattaatcagtttttgtaattttttatctgttcaaaatgtactttaaaaagggagaattgtcaagtatttaatactcttatcaacatgggagcgggcaaatatgccgctttatacaaatgtatgtatatatttattatatgacACGGCGCCGACATTTAATACAGACTGGGGTTTCAGTGCATGGCTCTTCGTTCATTTAATGACTGAGATAATATATCTGTGAGATAACTCACGTCTGGCCGATGAATATAACAACATTCAATAACAACAATCCATATGGTCACTTTTCTGATATTGACTCTGATGTTTTTCTCTGCCATTTCTAATGGCCCAATAACATGAGATGAGAGCTGAGGATGGTCAAAAATTCGTCCCTATTCTACATAAAAAGAAGCTTTTCTTGCTCTCATGGGAGCAGCTTGTGTGTTCTCTAGCAACACCTGCTGTAGGTTGTTTGAAATTAcatgaatgaaaaagaaaagaaaattaagcaaaacagaaaataatttttTAGATAGTGGCAACTGCTAATCAGCATTTGGTTAGTTCCTAGTTTTAATTTCTACTTACCATCAGTGTCCACATCCAGGACAGAATGTGTCTGACTGAACAGCGAGGGCTCTGTTGTTTCTGAACGTCTTGCTGCTGCAGCCTTGGAACTGAGGACATCATCCATGATTGCAAACCATACACTTTTACGTGTGCTGTTGCTTCCACACTTGTGTTGACTGTTTTTGATTCTCTTGTAGTCCTGCTTCAGTTTTTTGATTTTCTCCCTGCACTTCTTTGGCTCTTTGTTGAATCCAAGCGATGCTAATTTAGCACTGAGGCTAGCGTAAACTTTATGATTCTTCAAGTTGAGGCGAAGCTCGTCTTGAACGGCAGGATTTGCCCAAAGTGTCAACAACGCTTGGACCTCATTTTTTGACCACTGGCACAAGGACGTATCTGTAaaagcaataaatcataattcaTCAAGCCATGACAGTAGATAAGCTAAGAACATTTTTAGAATGCAATGCATTTAAACTTTTATGAAGTGAAGTCACAATTAAAGATGGCGTTCTAACGTGGTTGTACCACATTAGAACAATTATTCTGCACAGCATTTGGCCTCTGACCAGTTAACCTAACTTTGCTCACACTGTATCTATCTAAAGACCTCACATGCTTCTGCTTCATCTTGATTAGTCCTTAATATTACCTCAAAACAAAGCAGTAATCGACATGAATGCCAGTCTTTTGGAATAAACTACTAGTAGTATAAATGTGCTTTAAATACAAGGTTTTTTTCCAGCCATGTAAGGATTAATAGAGAACACAACAAGTGGTATAAATGTGTTGTACAATAAGGGAACTTATAAAAGATTATCCTGAATTTACATCCCTTTAGCTTGGTGACTACTTGCCTTTGACTGACGTTTGCACTGCAGTGAAGGACATTGTGGTGCTTGTAGACGGACCGTCAACATCTTCTAGTTGAATGGAGTAGAAACCTGGGTCCTCCGTGGGGCTAGGAGATGTTAGGGTTGGAGGAGAGCAGGGTATGAAGGTGCTGTTGTAGCTCACAGGAGAGACTGTCGTAGTGGGTGAATCTgcaagagaaaaataaattaatctgtAGGCAAAAAATACTATTGTAATAATCCATATGCACTGATTTCCCGTATATTAATGCACATCTACCAAGTCCtgtcagaaacccccttattgtcaatatagctaggaaagccattaTCATGAAGTGTTTTTACAGAAATATCGTGGGAATTAGACAAAATTGCAAACTGTCTCAAACACAGGGACTGTTTcaattatgcaaatttatggTGGGACCATCTTCACTGGGTTTTGAACTTGTCAAATTTGGCAAAATACTAGGGTTGACAAAAGGTTGAAATATTTTATCGCGatcaatcacatgattgtccataattaattgtaattaatctCAAAtcaatcacatgttttttatctgttcaaaatgaaccttaaagggagatttgtcaagtatttaatactcttatcaacatgggagtgggcaaatatactgctttatgcaaatgtgtgtatatatttattattggaaatcaattaacaacacaaaacaatgacaaatattgtccagaaaccctcacaggtactgcatttaacataaaacatatactcaaatcataacatggcaaactgcagcccaacaggcaacaacagctgtcagtgtgtcagtgtgctgacttgactataacttgccccaaactgcatgtgattatcataaagtgggcatgtctgtaaaggggagactcgtgggtacccatagaacccatttacattcacatatcttgaagtaagaggtcaagagacccctttgaagatggcttTACCAGGTAGTACATGGTTggcattccttaggttttctagtttcatgtgataccagtacaTTCATCACATTCATcatagctctaaaactgaacaaaGGTGATGTTTTGGTTGCTTGAAGTCCATGAAATAAGCTAAGTATGACTTCAGAGAGAGTTTATCTACCTGTGTCCAGGTGTGCCAGTATGAGTTCAGGTGTGATGATGGagtctgtctgctctgtgtgGTCTGTTGTTGTAGCTGGTCTTCCTCTCATGGTGGTGTCCATGGCTTCATACCACCTGAAGGTCTTTCTCTTGGCCCCTCCTGTCTCCCGGTGTAGTTTAATCTTCCTGTACTCGTGTTTGAGcttcttcatcctctccctGCACTGTTTAGCAGAGTGTCTGACCCCCCTGGCTGCTAGTCTGCCTGACACCTCTCTGTACACCTTCTCGTTTCTAAACGACTCCTCCAGACCTCGCTGGATGTTCTCCTCCGACCACACCGAGATAAGAGCCTCCGTCTCTTCGTGGGTCCAGTTCACCAGAGGCTCCATGtccttgtttctttcttttttgttctttaaagcGAGAAGAACTAACACAAGTCAGAggctttttacttcttttttttttcaaaatggcgCTACTTTCTTTCGGTCGTCGCACGAATGTGAAGTCATGATGTTGGAGCCAATCAGACGACCGTTGCCTAGATACGGCTCTCGTGCTGCTGTTGCCTAGCGCCGTCAGAatgatagatacatagatagatagacagatagacagacagacagacagatagatagatagatagatagatagatagacagacagacagacagacagacagatagatagacagatagtaattttattgatcctgagggaaattaaagtttccagcatcacagtttcatagtgcaaaacatgttagtaaaaaggcagtaaaaaagttagtagtacaaacaacaaaaaaatataccagatataaatttacaaggagatgaagaaaactgttaaaactgaatatagtgcagggtaacagctgtgatataggactattaaaaaagtgattatagtgcagaagagactgttaaaaatgagcatagtgcagggtaactccaattagtctatgaaagtgcactgtgtgcattattatctctCCTTTGtgatatgatcttaaccatgtgataagataagataagatattcctttattagtccctcagtggggaaatgtgcagtgtacagcagcaaaggggatagtacaaaaaaacaagatgcatcagctaacacagtaaaaaaaagagctaaacaaagtgtaacaaaatatgaaccatttaaatagaaggaagtataaaaaataggagcagtatatacattattgacaataaacagactgtttaaaaaattgcacaagtggaaaatgatattgcacagtgagaatgaaatgaatgaatgaaattccacctgaaaatatcaggttattgtcagtttttggtgtgtatccttgtctactgggagcagtgctggttgtggtctactgggactacagatctgtgatatactgtattttgggaatgactataaacaatgaaaaaaaatatattaccatgtaatccatttatatctatataatatataatatctattttctagtaagtatattatgagtatataacatacatgtataataaactgtaattggtttatgagtaatgcatcttatatgtgtaaaccaatcctttggtcaataattgtattgtagtgtagtgtaatataatataataatcgcaggaggggtaatattaacgttctgtgtcacttctggaaagtggcattggtttaACCAGTGAAGATCTGGCTCGCATAGCAGGGCAAAGGTGTGCCGTACCGTGCCAGTGGAAAATTATATGCTCGATTTGTCTCGCTTAGTGCACGatatttatagacaaaacagATGCCTTCAGCTGCAGCACAAAATATGTCAACACATCATTTCCAATAAGTCGCAAGAAAAGTGCATGGGATCGTCTTAAGTTACTTTTCATGGCTTTGTATTCTTCAAAAATGATCTATACATCAGCTATCGTTATGTCACatataacaaaaacaagatataatagTAAGTAAACAATGAAGATGAGCACTAGCTTGACTGTTTGAACATAAACCCCTATTTAGGGCTCATGATGGGCAGTGAAATAACATCTTTCACATGATAAACCAGCAAGACAACAGTTCTTTgccatgtgtatttattttttctgcaaAACATCAAAAACAGGTATATATTGCTTAATGGCTTGTATACATGGCTGCTCACAATAGGATAAGTAATGGGACAGATACACAGCACAACCTCATCACACATAATGTTTATTATGTCCAAactaaattatattttgtgttagtTCAACATCATTAGAACAACAACACTGCATCTActgctggaaaaacaaaaagtgaaatcCTAATAAACACAAATCAGCCTATTTTCACTCTAAAACAAAAGCAGAGTAATGTTTACAGTTAAGGATTACATACAAAAGCGAGTGGTAAAAGTAGTTTTGAATCTCTACAGTTTCCACAAGGATACGGTAACAAAGATAAAATGTTTCCTAGAGACACTACAACGTTTTTATTACATAGCAGACAAATTATCTACAGTTACATGCATTGAAATACTTTTATTGTATCGTTTACATGAtgcccattttttttaaaatgttggctACATTCAGGTAGCACAATGtttggaatatcaacatttcttcATCGCGGTTTTATTGTAATTAAAATGATCACCAACCATTAACAAAACTCTCTCAAAGTGTGACAGCTTAGGGTAACTTGATTTCCTAAACTCATTTTGTCACCTAGTTATATGAAAAACAGCATTGATTACAGAAAGGAAAGGACTTATATTTGTTGagatgctcaaattataactcAAATTGGGTAATCTTTAAATCCTATGATCAGAAAAAAGCatcattataaatgtgttttcactACTCAAGCCATCATGGTGACCTGATCTCCACCACAAGCTAACAAACCTTGAAAAAAAACGTGTGAATGACATGGTTCATTTATGCAGAAGCTATCTGAATTAgcttattttattatatcagTGATTTTGAATCAGCCCTAAAACCCCTAATCAGAGCATCCTTATTTAATACAAACTATGTTTCTTTGATCAATAATCATCGCTAGCCTCGTCTTCCTCGTCAAATTTCCTCTTGACGGAGTGCTTCTTGTGCTTACCCCTGTGTCTCCGTTTACCGGTGAAGTCGGGGTTCGCCTCCCTCAGGTGCAGCTGCTCGTGCTTCTTCAGGAGGCCGGGGACGGAGAATCCCTTCCCGCACGTGTCGCACGTCCAGGGCTTCTTGCACGTGTGAGTCCGTTTGTGGACGTTCAGGTGGGACGCCAGCTTGTAGGTCTTGCCGCACACGTCGCAGCTGAACGGGCGCTCGTTGGTGTGCAACCGGATGTGGACCTTCAGATTCCCGACCTGCGTGAAGGTCTTTTCGCAGATGGAGCACCGGTAGGGCCTCTCTCGGGTGTGGATCCTCAGGTGAACCCTCAGGCAGTACTTGCTGGAGAACTTCTTTTGGCAGACGGGGCACGGGATCTTCGCTTTGGGTATGTGGTCTTGCTGGTGCCTCTTCAGGTCGGACAAATAGACGAAGGTCTTTCCGCACTGGGAGCAGAGGTACTGGCGGTCGCCGATGTGGTAGCCCATGTGTCTCTTCAACAAGCTGGGGACGAGGAACCTCTTCCCGCAGCGCTCGCACATGTGAGGGCGGTCTCTGGTGTGCCAGCGCTCGTGGTTGGACAGCTTGAAGGCCGTTGGGAAGCTTTTGTTGCAGTGCTTGCAGGGGAACGTCATCTGACTGGTGTGGCACTCCATGTGCCTTTTGAAGTAGGTGGACTGCGTGAAGCCCTTGTTGCAGATGTTGCAGTAGAAGGGCTTCTGGCCGCTGTGGGCCAGCATGTGCTTCGTCAAGCTCTGCAATTTGTTGAAGCACTTGCCGCACTGGCCGCAAGCGTACGGGCGCGCCGTGCTGTGGGTCTTCAGGTGGTTGTTGAGGAATGCCTGTGTTCTGAAGCTTTTGTTGCACGCCGGGCACACGAAAGGCTTCTCTCCCGTGTGGATGCGCTCGTGGTCCATCAGCTTGGACTGATAGGGGAAGCTCTTATCGCACACGCTGCAAGTGAATCTGTCGGCCGGAGGCCTGACCTGCTTTTTTCTTCTGATGCTTGGCTTCATGTCATCCCCTGCGCTCAACCTGGCTGGAGGAAGTGGCGGCAGGGCTGGGAGGGAGAGCGAGTTAGTGGCGATCTGGGACACCCACTGATGCAACGTGACTCGCTGAGTCTGAGGTTTTTGGCCGTCTTTTGCTCCTGCGTTGCCGGCATTCTGTAAGGCGGTGGCGGCGGCTTTGATCGGCAATGGGACTACCCGGAAAGGGATTGATTTCAATGGAAGCTGCTGTGAATCTGATTTATCTGGTGCTTCTGCCGCTGCGTCTTCCCCTCCGCTTTGTAGAGTTGTGGCAGGCTGTTCCTGTGTTTTCTCTTGCACCAAATTCTCCCccggagctgctgctgtgacactCTTTTCCTTTTCAGCGCTGCCATCGGCTGTTTTATGACCGTATCTCCCCTGTGGTCCAGTAGCGAGGTCTGCTGGGCCGTCAGAGTCATCTGACATCATTCCCAGGTCTTCAGCGTCACTGTGGGACGCTGGGCTTGTTTCGTTGAGGGTGACCTCTAATCGCTTCGGTGATTCttgtggaggtggtggaggtggtggaggtggtgttggCGGCGGCGGTGGTTCTACTGGTTTGGGCCGGAAGGCGAGGGAAGAGAGCACACAGTTGCCCACCGAGGACGAGATGGTTGCTGCACAAACGGAGAAGCCTTTGTCAAATTCATTTTCACGGCATTTAAGgattttctttctgtgtttcatCACATGTTCATACAAACAACCTTAAGCATACCTTTAACAGTAAGGAGTCCCTTGGCTTGCTGGTGCAAGAGGAGAGTCTTCAGGTCCCCGGAGTCAGGGATGAAGCCTCCACACGCCTCCAGGACAGACGGCTCCGCTGAGATCATGGCACCAAGCTgaggtagagagacaggaaatggaTACAATGAATGAGTTTAATAGCATTGATTTCTTATAACCTCTTAGATTGGATCATGTTTTCATACGTCTTCATGGTACGATATACAGATTATCACCGTAGGAAGCTTTCGCCTGCTATTTCATAAGGCTTCTTTTGACAGCTCAACTAGGCtagtgtaaaaagaaaaagtgaccATGCTTTAATCCAACAAGACTTAAAGTGTCTAGAGAAGTatggaatttaatttaatgtcaaCTGCAGACTTTATAAACATGTGTTCACCTGTAGAAAAATGAAGTTTTTGCTTTGGCAAACACCTGTATAAAAGGTACGTCCTGTATCCAACCAGTAGCCCCGCCCTGCTGTAAACCAGAGTAAATATCAAAATGCAAATGCACACGCACATACCTGGGAGAGATTGGGAACAGGAAGAACTTGCTCCAGCTTACACACCAGACCTGCAGTCAGAGCCTGCAGCGCTGTATCGAACTTTGTGCCGTACTGAACAGGGAACACTTCCTGCAGGGAGAGAAATATGTTTAACATCATTGTGACTTTGAAATTGTGAGGGATGAACAAGATATATGAATTTAATGTGCTATATCTCCACATGCACGTGCTGTCTTTTAATGTTACCGTATCAAATGGAAATTGGCTTTGTTTGATGAGAACCAACAATTGTCGAAAAACCACAATAAGACAGATGTGGATACCTGGAAGAAGCGTTTCCTCTCAGCCGGGTTTTTAAGCAGATTCTGGACCAGCACCATGAAGTTCGTTTGAGATTTCTCCACTTCTGCGTCCTTCTGTAACACAGGAAATACTGTCACTCGGGTTTAGTTCACAAATTAGGACTCTAGAGTCTAGTGTGctgaatgaaaacaaactgaaaaaatgTTCCCATTCTTACCCCTAAAGATGCAGAGACCTTCAACTTATTTATGAGAGTTTGAATAGCCCTGGTATCTGGTGGGCCCTCTTTGTGAAGCAAATCCAAAATGACCTACAGTACAGGAAAAGACAGGTTATAGTCATAAGACaaactaacatcatgaatcaaaacctaaaaactaaaacaaacctCATGTTATGAACATAAATTACAATTTGCTTTCCTCATAATGATCAAGTATTTCAGACATGATGAgcaggcttttcaaaataatcactttttttttctcaaacgCTCTTTTTGTACTTGATGTGTGTGGTTTGCAATAGGAAACATATGGAGTACATCAACATAGTGCGGTGTGACAATCCACTTTGATGTTCAGTAACCTTAATTGACAAATCTTGAGGAATGAATGCTATTTTAGAAGCCTGGAGAACACACAGCATCACAGGCTCAGTGTGATGGAGGTATGTGACCACTAAATTCACTCTTTTGATATCTGCTGCTCACATAAAAAGACATTCTGCTGtttgatgcacacacacacacacacaaacacaatagaTGGTAAACTCTCACCCTCGCTCTCAACCCCAAGATGAGCTGGGCAGTCTGCTTGAAGCTTATGAGGTCAGGAACAGTCTGCGTCACCATGGTCACAAACTCCTCCACTTTGCTGTACTGCTTGACGTTTCTCTGCCGTATGACCTGCCAGATGTACGAGTACGTCAGCTGCAGAGGGGAAGCCATCAAGCGAAGGGAGGACAGGGGAAGGGAACCTCCAACACCTGCGTGGAACACAACACAAAGTTAGGATGTTTTGTGTTAGCATGTACAATAAACCTAgcagcatgtttttttgtgcgtttGAAGTTTTATGTCGACAGCTGTGCTTTAGAGATCTTTTATTGAATCAGTTCTTACATTGTCTTTGATCTGTTGGTATTCTCACTGTGACACAGAAATATGTCTTAAATAGGGTGTTGAATACCTGCAGCACAATCACTAATACTCAACACTAACTCCCCTACATCCAGTGTTTCAGATCTTGCATTCTAGCTCCCTTTTTAGTATCCCATTAACCAAAACaggtataaaatattttttttatagtctCTGCCTACAACTAAATTGTATGAGGGAAAAGGTTGCATGAGCACATATacacattttaattagtttaaacTCGTATACTCTATTTTCCTCATTTCTACGTTGAGCTTGATGTGtttatgtgctttgtgtttcatACTGTGTTCGTTTCGCTGCAGTGTAACTTACTTAATTGCCCTTCAGGAACAATATACCCCTCTATGAGTGATAATGGTGAGGAccattggggggggggggggggggacgacaaaggaggacagtctgcaggacagataataatgcacacagtgccctttcatagactaagctactggagttaccctgcactatactcatttttaagtctcttctgcactatattcactttttttaatagtcgtgtatcacagctgttaccctgcaccccacactccttgtatttttatatctgctatatttttttgtactctgTACTTGGCACtacttattatttattgtgtttttttaattttcaattttacgttggttttgtttcatttctgttgtccttttgtTTGGCACAGCGCTTTGtttgttttcgctatgcttcttttgtatgtaaatgtttttaatgtttttaatgttactATGAATactgtcatttttaaatgaaaaaaaaagaaaaaacataaacatataataaacaaaataaacaaataaacaaaattgtaatacttttactttaaagatatattcaaaaaactctaaaataaaataaaaattaggtACAGTGGGGGGGGTCACATTTTTCTGACGACAGCAGTCAAAAATGAtgacctcatgtgttgctggctctctcTTGCGGTCAGCTTTGGGTGTAACACCGGAAGCTGCTGTAGGGGGCGCTAAACAAGCTTTCAGATCAATGCAGACGGGTTGAAACTGTGCACGTtttgcgtgtgcatgtgcagagagagagaatgagcgCCAAAGTGTAACGCTAGAGGAGTTAAAGTCAAACTCTCAGCAGATGTTTGTCTTGTTGCGTCTCATCACAGTTGTGTTACACTCTGAAGCGGCCGATCGACATCCGGTGTGGAGGATGGTTTTAAATCCTGCAGCCTGGACCAGCCCTGCTAAACGCTATCAGCTAGCTAACCACCTCACATCTACAAAATCACCCACCACACTTTACTACACGCATGTTGACGTCTTATTAAGAGCAAAGCAGCCGGTCTGCAGCAACAGATGTCTTTAGTTGAGGCTCGTTTTCTGAGCGTCGCTCTGGGCAACAGCTAACGGTAGCTTAGCAACTCACCTGCGGTGTCAGATCGTTTCTCCATTCTGTAGCCGGGTTGTGTCGCTAATTCATGAGTTAACCAACCCACTACACTACCAGGCATGTAATGTTGCAGTTAAAACCCTGAAATATAAGGTTTTAAAGTATTAAACCGTCTTCCTCTCGACAGTCAAGCCAGGGACAATAATGGCGGCCGCTGGGTAGCGGGTTTTCCAAAACAAAAGTCCGGGCGTTTCCGCCGGATGTTGgtgtacaaaataaaagcaccgtttTGAATTTGCTTTGAAGGAGCAAAAAGCAATATAAGCCATATGAATTATGATTGTGACTTAGTTTATaatgacattttctttctttcaaaggtctttttattaattgtcaataattAATAGAACAGTCACTATACAAGGAaagttaatgtttgtttttttgaacaaCACTCAATCATAcctgaaaacaaaatacagacacacagacacagctggcCACAAAGGACTTACTGATTCTCAATCATGCATACATAGAATTAAAATTGTAAAGAATACAACACAGGGAGAGAATCCACAACTAAGTCATGaaataagaagaagagaaaaaaaacaaaaaacatttaaaatgtatatatatatacctacatacacacacacatacacatatatacatatatacacgtacacacatatacacacatacacacacatatatatatatatatatatatatatttataattaatttattaattaaatgtagttttattaaaaataacactgtattcattcattctcactctGCAATATCATTAATAGTCTGTtttttgtcaatactgtatatactgctcctattttttatactttcttctatttaaatgtttcatattttgttacattgtgttagctgatgcatctttt encodes:
- the LOC119483057 gene encoding zinc finger protein 135-like isoform X1, with product MPGSVVGWLTHELATQPGYRMEKRSDTAGVGGSLPLSSLRLMASPLQLTYSYIWQVIRQRNVKQYSKVEEFVTMVTQTVPDLISFKQTAQLILGLRARVILDLLHKEGPPDTRAIQTLINKLKVSASLGKDAEVEKSQTNFMVLVQNLLKNPAERKRFFQEVFPVQYGTKFDTALQALTAGLVCKLEQVLPVPNLSQLGAMISAEPSVLEACGGFIPDSGDLKTLLLHQQAKGLLTVKATISSSVGNCVLSSLAFRPKPVEPPPPPTPPPPPPPPPQESPKRLEVTLNETSPASHSDAEDLGMMSDDSDGPADLATGPQGRYGHKTADGSAEKEKSVTAAAPGENLVQEKTQEQPATTLQSGGEDAAAEAPDKSDSQQLPLKSIPFRVVPLPIKAAATALQNAGNAGAKDGQKPQTQRVTLHQWVSQIATNSLSLPALPPLPPARLSAGDDMKPSIRRKKQVRPPADRFTCSVCDKSFPYQSKLMDHERIHTGEKPFVCPACNKSFRTQAFLNNHLKTHSTARPYACGQCGKCFNKLQSLTKHMLAHSGQKPFYCNICNKGFTQSTYFKRHMECHTSQMTFPCKHCNKSFPTAFKLSNHERWHTRDRPHMCERCGKRFLVPSLLKRHMGYHIGDRQYLCSQCGKTFVYLSDLKRHQQDHIPKAKIPCPVCQKKFSSKYCLRVHLRIHTRERPYRCSICEKTFTQVGNLKVHIRLHTNERPFSCDVCGKTYKLASHLNVHKRTHTCKKPWTCDTCGKGFSVPGLLKKHEQLHLREANPDFTGKRRHRGKHKKHSVKRKFDEEDEASDDY
- the LOC119483057 gene encoding zinc finger protein 135-like isoform X2, whose translation is MPGSVVGWLTHELATQPGYRMEKRSDTAGVGGSLPLSSLRLMASPLQLTYSYIWQVIRQRNVKQYSKVEEFVTMVTQTVPDLISFKQTAQLILGLRARVILDLLHKEGPPDTRAIQTLINKLKVSASLGDAEVEKSQTNFMVLVQNLLKNPAERKRFFQEVFPVQYGTKFDTALQALTAGLVCKLEQVLPVPNLSQLGAMISAEPSVLEACGGFIPDSGDLKTLLLHQQAKGLLTVKATISSSVGNCVLSSLAFRPKPVEPPPPPTPPPPPPPPPQESPKRLEVTLNETSPASHSDAEDLGMMSDDSDGPADLATGPQGRYGHKTADGSAEKEKSVTAAAPGENLVQEKTQEQPATTLQSGGEDAAAEAPDKSDSQQLPLKSIPFRVVPLPIKAAATALQNAGNAGAKDGQKPQTQRVTLHQWVSQIATNSLSLPALPPLPPARLSAGDDMKPSIRRKKQVRPPADRFTCSVCDKSFPYQSKLMDHERIHTGEKPFVCPACNKSFRTQAFLNNHLKTHSTARPYACGQCGKCFNKLQSLTKHMLAHSGQKPFYCNICNKGFTQSTYFKRHMECHTSQMTFPCKHCNKSFPTAFKLSNHERWHTRDRPHMCERCGKRFLVPSLLKRHMGYHIGDRQYLCSQCGKTFVYLSDLKRHQQDHIPKAKIPCPVCQKKFSSKYCLRVHLRIHTRERPYRCSICEKTFTQVGNLKVHIRLHTNERPFSCDVCGKTYKLASHLNVHKRTHTCKKPWTCDTCGKGFSVPGLLKKHEQLHLREANPDFTGKRRHRGKHKKHSVKRKFDEEDEASDDY